The Pseudolabrys sp. FHR47 genome contains a region encoding:
- a CDS encoding fumarylacetoacetate hydrolase family protein, translated as MSADYVIPAPPQPVIAVAGSSKSFPVRRIWCVGRNYIEHIREMGQDERLPPFYFAKPADAIVPDGGTVPYPSLTKDMHHEVELVVALKSGGRNIPADKANDCIYGYAVGIDLTRRDLQIASRELKRPWEIGKAFDHSAPCGAIRPASEIGHPKSGKITLKCNGQLRQDGDLNQLIWNVPEIIADLSKMVELAPGDIIMTGTPAGVAATVAGDKLECAVEGVGTCTVTIGQPLK; from the coding sequence ATGAGCGCGGACTACGTCATTCCAGCGCCGCCGCAGCCCGTGATCGCGGTTGCCGGCTCATCCAAGTCGTTTCCGGTCCGCCGCATCTGGTGCGTCGGCCGCAACTACATCGAGCACATCCGTGAGATGGGCCAGGACGAACGTCTGCCGCCGTTCTATTTCGCCAAGCCCGCCGACGCCATCGTGCCGGATGGCGGCACCGTGCCCTACCCGTCGTTGACCAAGGACATGCATCACGAGGTCGAACTCGTTGTCGCGCTCAAGTCCGGCGGCCGCAACATTCCGGCCGACAAGGCCAATGACTGTATCTACGGTTATGCCGTCGGCATCGACCTCACCCGCCGCGACCTGCAGATCGCCTCGCGCGAACTGAAGCGGCCGTGGGAGATCGGCAAGGCCTTCGATCATTCGGCGCCCTGCGGCGCAATCAGGCCGGCATCGGAAATTGGACACCCCAAGAGCGGGAAGATCACGCTCAAGTGCAATGGCCAACTGCGGCAGGACGGCGATCTCAATCAGCTGATCTGGAACGTGCCGGAAATCATTGCCGACCTGTCGAAGATGGTGGAGCTGGCGCCCGGCGACATCATCATGACCGGCACGCCGGCCGGCGTCGCCGCCACGGTCGCCGGCGACAAGCTCGAATGCGCCGTCGAAGGTGTGGGCACTTGCACCGTGACCATCGGGCAGCCCTTGAAATAG
- a CDS encoding ABC transporter ATP-binding protein yields the protein MTDQNSALTTAADDPRYKPTVLIRRLFVEQGIGHWRKYATAFVFMAIAAGCTAFSAYLIGNVINETYVNRNLPGIMVLGAITVALFAMKGLATYVHTVLLSQIGNRIIADNQRAVFAKLLREGLGFFSDRHSTEFIARLTAGANAATQVINLLVMSVGRDLLSLIGLVTVMVVQDPVLSFFSFFVAPPAFLVLRKMVRRVYKIGRSQFQGGARIIETLQETLQGIRIVKAFTLEPVMRKRFDDNVARVEHEANKMARVGARASPLMETLGGIAIAIAICYGGYRVLETGATPGQFFSFITAFLLAYEPAKRLARLNIELNSALVGVRVLFEVLDSPPSEAADDDKPALKVAERRIEFKNVDFSYRGEQPVLRGMSFVAEPGKLTALVGPSGGGKSTVFNLLMRFYDAHEGRVEIDGQEVTQVARRSLREQIAYVGQETFLFRGTVRENIAFGKPGATEEEIVAAAKGAYAHDFIMAFPLGYDTPVGEHGLQLSGGQRQRIAIARAFIKNAPIILLDEATAALDSESELAVREAMDHLSAGRTTLAIAHRLHTISHADRIYVIEGGHASESGRHDELLAKGGRYATFYRLQLKDQEQPAPLAAVAASA from the coding sequence ATGACCGACCAGAATTCCGCCCTGACGACGGCCGCCGACGATCCACGGTACAAGCCCACGGTGCTGATCCGGCGCCTGTTCGTCGAGCAGGGCATCGGCCACTGGCGCAAATACGCGACCGCCTTCGTCTTCATGGCGATCGCCGCCGGCTGCACCGCCTTCAGCGCCTATCTGATCGGCAACGTCATCAACGAGACCTACGTCAACCGCAATCTGCCCGGCATCATGGTGCTGGGTGCGATCACGGTCGCGCTGTTCGCGATGAAAGGCCTCGCGACTTACGTCCACACCGTGCTGCTGTCGCAGATCGGCAACCGCATCATCGCCGACAACCAGCGCGCGGTGTTCGCCAAGCTCTTGCGTGAGGGCCTCGGCTTCTTCTCCGACCGGCACTCGACCGAATTCATCGCCCGCCTCACCGCCGGCGCCAATGCCGCGACGCAGGTCATCAATTTGCTGGTGATGTCGGTCGGCCGCGATCTGTTGTCGCTGATCGGCCTCGTCACCGTGATGGTGGTGCAGGACCCGGTGCTGTCCTTCTTCTCGTTCTTCGTGGCGCCGCCGGCTTTCCTGGTGCTGCGCAAGATGGTGCGCCGCGTCTACAAGATCGGTCGCTCGCAATTCCAGGGTGGCGCGCGCATCATCGAGACGCTGCAGGAGACGCTGCAGGGCATCCGCATCGTCAAGGCTTTCACGCTCGAGCCAGTGATGCGCAAGCGCTTCGACGACAATGTCGCGCGGGTCGAGCACGAGGCCAACAAGATGGCGCGCGTCGGCGCCCGCGCCTCGCCGCTGATGGAAACGCTCGGTGGTATCGCCATCGCCATCGCCATCTGCTACGGCGGCTATCGCGTGCTGGAGACTGGCGCCACGCCAGGGCAGTTCTTCTCCTTCATCACCGCGTTCCTTTTGGCCTACGAGCCGGCCAAACGCCTCGCCCGCCTCAACATCGAACTCAACAGCGCGCTGGTCGGCGTGCGGGTGCTGTTCGAAGTGCTCGATAGCCCGCCGAGCGAAGCGGCCGACGACGACAAGCCGGCGCTCAAGGTCGCCGAGCGCCGCATCGAGTTCAAGAACGTGGATTTCTCCTATCGCGGCGAGCAGCCGGTGCTGCGCGGCATGTCCTTCGTCGCCGAGCCGGGCAAGCTCACGGCGCTGGTCGGGCCCTCGGGCGGCGGCAAGTCCACGGTGTTCAACCTGCTGATGCGCTTCTACGACGCGCATGAGGGCCGCGTGGAGATCGATGGCCAGGAAGTGACGCAGGTGGCGCGCCGCTCATTGCGCGAACAGATCGCCTATGTCGGCCAGGAGACCTTCCTGTTTCGCGGCACGGTGCGCGAGAACATCGCCTTCGGCAAACCGGGCGCGACGGAAGAAGAAATCGTCGCCGCCGCCAAGGGCGCCTATGCGCACGACTTCATCATGGCGTTCCCGCTCGGCTACGACACACCGGTCGGCGAGCACGGTCTGCAACTGTCGGGCGGCCAGCGCCAGCGCATCGCCATCGCGCGCGCCTTCATCAAGAATGCGCCGATCATCCTGCTGGACGAGGCCACCGCCGCGCTCGACTCCGAAAGCGAGCTCGCCGTGCGCGAGGCGATGGATCATCTGAGCGCCGGCCGCACCACGCTCGCCATTGCCCACCGCCTGCATACCATCTCGCACGCCGACCGCATTTATGTGATCGAAGGCGGCCACGCCTCCGAGTCCGGGCGTCACGACGAACTGCTGGCCAAAGGCGGGCGCTACGCCACGTTCTATCGGCTGCAGCTCAAGGATCAGGAGCAGCCGGCGCCGCTTGCGGCGGTCGCGGCATCAGCCTAA
- the galE gene encoding UDP-glucose 4-epimerase GalE, with translation MTVLVTGGAGYIGSHTVHELVDAGEPVVVLDNLSTGFRYLFPATVPFVNGSTGDRDLVLKTIEQHGVTAIIHFAASVVVPDSVRDPLGYYRNNTMNTCTLIDAAIEGGVRQMIFSSTAAVYGNAIDNPIDESAPTQPISPYGTSKLMSEIMLHDAGKAHGLRFVVLRYFNVAGADPRGRTGQATPAATHLIKVACETAVGKRPRMAVYGTDYDTPDGTCIRDYIHVTDLARAHSAALGHLRRGGVSATFNCGYGRGASVFEVIDAVRRAAGHDFPVDIEGRRPGDPAALVANVDRIRKALPAWNPQFRDLDTIVSHALAWEKRLQANAARTPSGRP, from the coding sequence ATGACGGTCCTGGTTACCGGCGGCGCCGGTTATATCGGCAGCCACACGGTTCACGAACTGGTCGACGCTGGCGAGCCGGTGGTCGTGCTCGACAACCTGTCGACCGGCTTCCGTTATCTTTTCCCGGCGACGGTGCCGTTCGTCAACGGCTCGACCGGTGACCGCGACCTGGTGCTCAAGACCATCGAGCAGCATGGCGTCACCGCCATCATCCATTTCGCGGCCTCGGTCGTGGTGCCGGATTCGGTGCGCGACCCGCTTGGCTATTACCGCAACAACACGATGAACACCTGCACGCTGATCGACGCGGCCATCGAAGGCGGCGTGCGGCAGATGATCTTCTCCTCGACCGCCGCGGTGTACGGCAACGCGATCGACAACCCCATCGACGAGAGCGCGCCGACGCAGCCGATCTCGCCCTACGGCACGTCGAAGCTGATGTCGGAAATCATGCTGCACGACGCCGGCAAGGCTCACGGCCTGCGCTTCGTCGTGCTGCGCTACTTCAACGTCGCTGGCGCCGATCCGCGCGGCCGCACTGGCCAGGCGACACCAGCGGCAACACATCTCATCAAGGTTGCCTGCGAAACCGCCGTCGGCAAGCGGCCGCGCATGGCGGTCTACGGCACCGATTACGACACGCCGGACGGCACCTGCATCCGCGATTACATTCATGTGACGGATCTGGCACGCGCCCATTCGGCCGCGCTCGGCCATCTGCGCCGCGGCGGCGTCAGCGCCACCTTCAATTGCGGCTATGGCCGCGGCGCCTCGGTGTTCGAGGTCATCGATGCGGTACGTAGAGCCGCCGGCCATGATTTTCCGGTGGACATCGAAGGCCGCCGTCCGGGCGATCCGGCGGCGCTGGTCGCCAATGTCGATCGCATCCGCAAGGCGCTGCCGGCGTGGAATCCCCAATTCCGGGACCTCGACACCATCGTCTCCCATGCGCTGGCATGGGAAAAGCGCCTGCAGGCCAATGCGGCGCGGACGCCGTCCGGACGCCCCTGA